The sequence GGTTTTTGATTATGTTTGCTGTGCAGTTGGAACCGGCGGCACGATTTCTGGATTAATAAATAGCGCATTGCCTAATCAGAAAATTTTAGGTTTTCCGGCCTTAAAAGGTGATTTTCTAAAGGATGAAATTCGTATTTTTGCAAAAAAAGATAACTGGAATTTAATTTCTGACTATCATTTTGGAGGTTATGGCAAGGTAAATTTGGAATTAATTGAATTTATTAATGCTTTTTTTGAAGAAAATAAAGTGCCCTTAGATCCAATTTATACAGGAAAGATGGTTTTTGGCGTTATAGATTTAATCAGCAAAAATTATTTTCCTGCACATTCAAAAATTTTACTCATTCATACTGGCGGATTACAGGGAATTAGCGGAATGAATATAAAGTTGAAGCAGAAAAAATTACCAATACTCAAAATCAATGATTAAAAAAATTGTATTACTTCTCGTAATATTAGCTTTAGCAAGTTGCTCATCGAGCAAGCCTGCCATCGCGACGACTAAAAAAGCGGCGGCAGTTCAAGCCAGGACAGCTTCAGTTAAGAAAAGTCCTTCCGTGAAACCTATTGGAAAAAATTACCCTTCTACAAATAATACAACTGAGGTAATTCAATCGACTTCAAAAACAGTTGTTACCAGCGATTTAGTTAATAATTATATCTTGCAATACAAAGATATTGCAATGGGAAATATGCAAAAATATGGTATTCCTGCCAGTATTATTTTGGCGCAGGGAATATTAGAATCGGGTGCCGGAAAAGGAGATTTGGCTGTCGATGCAAACAATCATTTCGGAATTAAATGTCACAAAGATTGGCTTGGAGAAAGCGTTCGTCATGATGATGATGCAGAACAAGAATGTTTCAGGAAATATAAAGAAGCCTCAGAATCCTATCGTGATCATGCATTGTTTTTAGTTGGAAAAAAGCGATATGAAACCTTGTTTACTTACGAAAAAGACGATTATAAAGCTTGGGCAAAAGGGTTGAGAGCATGCGGTTATGCGACAGATCCTAATTATCCAGATAAATTAATAAGCTATATTGAACGCTACAATTTGCATCAATACGATTGCCAGGTTACAGGGAAAAATTATGTTGCAATTAACAAAACAGCTCCACCAAAAAAGTCATCTTATGACGTGGCTTCTGATCCAAAGATAAATATGAGCTCAAACGATCCAAATTTATACGAAGTTCAAAAAGGTGATACATTGTATTCAATTTCAAAAAAGTTCAATTTATTAGTTGACGATTTGAAGCAAAAAAATAATCTGACTGACAATGCAATTTCGATTGGACAGAAGTTGAAAGTGAAATAATTATCAATTGTTAATTGTGAATTATTAATGAAAAGTAAAATCTCGATTGGAATTTTTATTTTGGCAATAGTTGCAATAATTAGATGTTTTTGTGGAGTCTATCAGCATGATGAATTTGGAGAAATAAACCTTTTCATAAAACATCGGCCAACTTGGAAATGGAGATTTTATTCTCCAATTGGAATGTCAGATAAAAAGATTGAAGAGCTTTCAGAAGAAGAAAAAAGAGAACAAAAATATTTCAATGAGTTTGTTTTGGATCAGGGTTTAAGTCGATAAATTAAATCTGAAATCTAAACTCTAAAATCAAAAATTAAGAATGTTATATAAAAGAAGTAGTCAGCTTTTTGCTGAAGCAGAAAAAGTAATTCCGGGAGGAGTAAATTCACCAGTTAGAGCATTTAAAGCAGTTGGAGGAACTCCGATTTTTGTAAAAAGCGCTAAAGGCGCTTATTTGTATGATGAAGACGGAAACAAATTAATAGATTACATCAACTCTTGGGGACCAATGGTTTTGGGGCATGCTTATCAGCCGGTTGTTGATGCCGTTATTGAAAAAGCAAAACTTGGAACTTCATTTGGAATGCCAACAGAATTGGAGACAGAAATTGCTGCTTTAGCCGTTTCGATGGTTCCAAATATTGATAAAATTCGTTTTGTAAATTCGGGTACAGAAGCTTGTATGAGCGCGATTCGTTTAGCGCGCGGTTTTACAAAAAGAGATAAAATTGTAAAATTTGCAGGTTGCTATCACGGACATTCTGATTCGTTTTTGATTCAGGCAGGAAGTGGAGCGGTAACTTTTGGTTCGCCAAACAGTCCAGGTGTAACGGAAGGGACTGCAAAAGATACTTTATTAGCAAAATACAATGATTTAGAAAATGTGAAAACATTAGTTGAAGCTAATAAAGGCGAAATTGCTGCAATTATTATAGAAGCAGTTGCTGGAAATATGGGCTGTATTCCGCCTCAAAAAGGTTTCCTTGAAGGCTTAAGAGAATTATGTACAGCAAACGGAATCTTATTGATTTTTGATGAGGTAATGACAGGTTTCCGTCTAGCACGCGGAGGAGTTCAGGAATTGTATGGCATTGATGCTGATATTGTGACTTTCGGAAAAGTTATTGGTGGAGGATTGCCAGTTGGAGCTTTTGCTGCGCGCAAAGATATCATGAATTATTTAGCGCCACTAGGGCCGG comes from Flavobacterium sp. KACC 22761 and encodes:
- the hemL gene encoding glutamate-1-semialdehyde 2,1-aminomutase — encoded protein: MLYKRSSQLFAEAEKVIPGGVNSPVRAFKAVGGTPIFVKSAKGAYLYDEDGNKLIDYINSWGPMVLGHAYQPVVDAVIEKAKLGTSFGMPTELETEIAALAVSMVPNIDKIRFVNSGTEACMSAIRLARGFTKRDKIVKFAGCYHGHSDSFLIQAGSGAVTFGSPNSPGVTEGTAKDTLLAKYNDLENVKTLVEANKGEIAAIIIEAVAGNMGCIPPQKGFLEGLRELCTANGILLIFDEVMTGFRLARGGVQELYGIDADIVTFGKVIGGGLPVGAFAARKDIMNYLAPLGPVYQAGTLSGNPLAMAAGLAMLKALDSDREIFTRLEEKTAYLEAGIDRVLKANNVVFTINRVGSMISVHFDANPVTDFQTAAKGDNETFKKFFHGLLQEGVYIAPSAYETWFITDALTYEDLDFTINAIDKVSKTF
- a CDS encoding glucosaminidase domain-containing protein, with amino-acid sequence MIKKIVLLLVILALASCSSSKPAIATTKKAAAVQARTASVKKSPSVKPIGKNYPSTNNTTEVIQSTSKTVVTSDLVNNYILQYKDIAMGNMQKYGIPASIILAQGILESGAGKGDLAVDANNHFGIKCHKDWLGESVRHDDDAEQECFRKYKEASESYRDHALFLVGKKRYETLFTYEKDDYKAWAKGLRACGYATDPNYPDKLISYIERYNLHQYDCQVTGKNYVAINKTAPPKKSSYDVASDPKINMSSNDPNLYEVQKGDTLYSISKKFNLLVDDLKQKNNLTDNAISIGQKLKVK